The genome window TCATCAAGAGTTTAGCCACTCATGTCTTGGGaaatcatcatcatacacatatccATATCCATGTCTTGGCACCCGCCGTAGGCTATGGCAGTAATAAAAATGCTACGGTGGGCTTGAACTGGGCTATGGTGGTCTAAAATTgccagtcggcgccgtaagctacggcccttgccgtagcctacggcaggcttcaacatgaaaacttgttttcatcataactttttcgtttaaactccgttttcttcaccgttttcgcatACGTTCTCAtaatttcgtcctctatcatgttatcttcttaattattcaattccaaaattttatttttttcatttattctccgtctTTCAATTAACAATCTAGTCGCGTCTATTCGAAGCTTTATTTCCACACTTTTAAGCCccaaatgtacctgaaacacaagcaactgtagttatctaattcaagataaatATATGGATAAATGCGGGattaaattatactttataaccattaagggttgtcctatggactaCCCgtcatatccccacacttaaccgttgcttgcccCAAAGCAACTCGTCCAAAACAACTAATAACTTCTTAAGCGATCAATATGAATCAAGCAAACAAATGTCCTCATTTTACTAAGTTTTTCTCAAACCCGCATAACAATACCCTAACAATAACTCTCATCTCGGCGACAAATAATAACTAGCAAGGATAAGCTAGAACACAGTTAAGGCAAACGGGTAGTTGCACAACAATAAGCTTGTAGTTAAATCACTCCTTCGCCTTAAAAAATTTTGCTAAAACATGCACATGAATCAAAGGGACTTAAAGGTTGAAACGTGGCTAGGcatatgggtaggaaatggaaatatatatgaagtagctaATGATTCAATCCGGTCTTTTATTACTATCTAAACAAACGTAAACATCTATATACAATACATCCCAACATTTTTTTCTTTTCCAttgctttttctttttttttttttctttttttactaCTATTATTACAATCATTTATTCTcattctttttgtattttctctttttctttttgtattttttttcaacataaacataacataacataacataacaaacataCTAATACAAAATGCTAACACTACTAGACCGGGTCGAATACAGGTGAATTTTTTGAGGAACTAGGCATGGGTTAACAAACGATCGGCTTAAAGCTCAACATGGCTACTAAaagtccaaacccccgcccctctcgctaccatgctcatatatataacttatgaggtccaaacccccaaatcccacactcgcacacaccaagacgaggctacctaattgCCCTTATCCTTTTCACATGCATATCAAGCTAAGGCCTCAAACCGCATttaagcacaagttctaatgcacccccacccatTGCCTTCCTCATCAAAGAAAATATTTCTAACAATTCAAAAATTATACGGGGTTGCCGGTGCGTTATGCGGTTTTTTcaatactttatgttttcaaatttaGATCATTTTTCGCTTGATtataaaatttgtaaaaaatttccccccatccccacacttgggatacattgaccccaatgtatggctttgaaGGGAAAGATAGCTCCAAACACAccaaacttttttttatttttttaaaacaaaagcaAACAAACTAACTGCCAATATTCCAAAgctaaagaacataacaagactaaggaaagagtacattgacTTGGTGAAGTTTGACATAACAGATGTTGTAGATAATCCGAATTCCTATCACCACCTTCATACAAATATCCGCACATCTTTCCCACACTTGAATGTcgccatggccctgaaacatagaaagataaaaaaacagcaagatcaatataaaaccccaggttgcctcccgagcagcgctaagtttcgagtcttcagccagaccgtgccacccccatttatggtggctcaaagaatcgCTTCCTATCACCTCCCTCACTGTAGCTTGTCATTGGTTGAAATGCATGCATCAAATGTCCATTTGGTGGATAGTCAACTGCATACCTGCTCGAACCCTCATACTTCTTTTCACACCCCggtggtttgtttgtttttattcttTGATGCACACCTCTCATATGGTCACTAGGCTCTCTACCCTTCTCTTCAATAGATTCATAACTAATCTCCCTAGTATGAACATCGAAGTACAACTTACGGTTCTTTTCGGTCATCGTAATAACCCCGTCTCTACAGTTGATTTGAGAATTTGCTGTATAAAGAAACGGTCGACCTAAAATTACCCTCTGTTGTGATGCCAATTCAGTAGAAACATAATCTAAGACCAGAAAATCCACAGGATAGTCGAATTCTCCCAACCGAATTATGACATTCCTAACCACTCCTCGTGGATGCCTCCAACTCTCATCCGCCAAGCTCACCATGGTGTTTGTATCTTCAACCGGACCAAAATCATACATGTCATATAGATCACCTGGTAGCACACTCATGCTCGCCCCGTAGTCCAACAATGCGTgagggatttttaattttcccacaTGGATAGGCATGATTGGTGCTCCATGTTCTTTATCATTCTCACCATCGGCATCCTTCCCTATACCTGTATTTATTTGACACGAAGAGGTTAGAAATTTTTCATTAAATTCGGTACtaggaacggtgcttaccacattgatattAACGCTTTTTATTTTATTGGGATTTGTCACCGTGTCACTCGTTAgctggccttttgctttctttAATATCGCCACTTCActcgcaagttgacccatttgagtggtcaacGATTGAAGAGCTTTGTCACAGATTTCATCTTTTTGCATACGAACCTCATCAAGCTGATTTCTTcgttgcatctccatttgcatcgCTTTCAACGTCTCCATGACCTCATTTCCACCAGAGGAACCTTGATCTGAAAACCCACTTTGTTCATTACCCGGTTGTTGGAATTGCCTTtgaaaaccttgattattaaATTGTTGGCGAGGAACATAATTTCCTTGGTttccttgaaagttcgggttaaGTTGATTTGACGGGTTCCCATATCTAAAATTCGGGTGGTTTCGTAACCCGGGGTGGTATGTATTTGAATTCATGTTGTAATTTCTACCATCCCCACCTTGACCATCAATAACATTCACTTCTTCATATTGCCCTCCACCTCCTTGGCAATTTTTGGCCGCATGCCCCAACTCATTACAAAgcgcacaaacatcataaatttgattcGAAGTTTGAATATTACCATCATCTACCGCATGCACTTGAGTTCGGGTAATGgtcggtcgtgctctccttgatgaTTGAGCCTTCCTTTTCGATGTGACCTCCATTTGTTCCAAGAATTGCCAATCATCTTGTTCATAATTAGTACCAAATGTACCATTCGTGATAGACATCAAATCACGAGCATCCTCGGAACATAAACCCTCATGAAAAGCATTTAATAATTCCCAAAGCTCAATGCTATGGTGAGggcaatttttaatcatcatattAAACCTCTCAAACACCTCGTGAAACATTTCACCCGActgttgttggaaacttctcaaGCTTCTCCTTGCATCATTCGTCTTTTGGGCGGTAAAGAATTCCTCCAAAAAGAATTGTTGCATTTCTGCCCATGTGTAAATAGATGCCGAAGGTAAGGTGTAAAACCATTTTCTCGCCTTGTCTTCTAAGGAAAACTGAAAGAGCACCAATTTAACATCGTTGGATGAAAACCCTTGACCACCAATAGTGTTACAAATAGAATCATATGCCTCTAAATGAAAGTAGGGTTCTTCCGTTGCTAACCCCTTGTACTTAGGTAAACTTTGAAGCACATTGGTCCTAACCTCAAACGTTCTTCCATCCGAGTGATGAGGAATCACTACCGGAGAAGGGTTATTAGTGATAACGGGTCGGAAATGAGCCTCAATTCCGCATACAACTTCACAGTGATGTCTTTTTGGTACACCCAAACGCACTCTTGGACGTGGTGGACCCATTGGTCTTTGAACTTGTGGCCTTGGAGGTCCGAATTGTTGTAGAGGTGGTTGAAACCTTGGTCCCACATGTTGTTGTTGTCGAACTTGCCTTTGAATCGGTGGACCTTGTGGTGGTGGTAGTTGAGGTATAACTTGTTGAACCATTTGTTGTTGAGGAATTCTACCAACACCTTGCATCCCTTGATTTTGACCTTGAACATAAGTGTACTCTCCTTGCTCTCCGTCTCCTCCATACATATACCCTTCTTCATCATATCCCTCAAATTCGTCATCATACCCATCATCGAACCGATATTGCCTTGCACCCGAAGTATGTTGGTATTACACTCCCGGTTGAAATGGAGTAGCATGGATGATAGATGGACCGGTTTGGTATAAATTAGGTGGTGGTATTTGTTGTGATGATGAAGGTTGACCGGATGTTGGGAAAAATGTTGAATACGTTGGAACAGCGGATGATGTAGTTTTATAGCTGAAAGAGTATTCAGGTTGAGTGTTCTCGGGTAATGTAGTGTTGGTTGGTTTGATTTCAGGTGTGGATATAGGAATGGtagtatttggtgaaggttgtgATGAAGATGGTGTAATTGTGATTGATCCATGTATCTGATTGGTGTAACTGGTGTAgtaggtgttgttggtgaaccatTGATTTTGTTTTCTCGTAGCAAAATTCTGTTTCTTCTCAAAGTCTGTTTAATTTCTGGATCAAAtgccaatggtgatagcttgtgagagctcctagtacgcatgcacctgtaaatacctgcacactaacacacccagcgtaaaccagaaaaataacaaacctaAAAAGatcaaaaataacacacgttgcgcactactccccagcaacggcgccaaaatttgacgtgatgtcatggtcacaatcaaatttaatctaATTACTACTAGATagttagtggcaagtgggtatcgaacacagggagtttgtggaatatatGCTATTTAAAAGTTTCTCtaaattaactaagttaaactATTTGCAATGaaagtaaaattcaagagttggtttgtTTGATTTTAAAGCTAAAATTACTAATCTAATTGCAAAAtgaaagtttggtttgtaaacaatttagagacaaatgaccatctttGATTTCCGGTTTGCTTTGATATTTATGCTATagttcactagaaagaactacatagacatagttcatgtgtgattacttgttgtgataaaagggaactaagtactcagattcctagaacgtgaggttgttacccaataaccaattaacccttacccaatcctaattctacccatgatatctcgattgccaatggcaccaagaacgtatggtttcaaactagattAACACAAGAATCAATAATTTACA of Helianthus annuus cultivar XRQ/B chromosome 1, HanXRQr2.0-SUNRISE, whole genome shotgun sequence contains these proteins:
- the LOC110880205 gene encoding uncharacterized protein LOC110880205, which produces MYGGDGEQGEYTYVQGQNQGMQGVGRIPQQQMVQQVIPQLPPPQGPPIQRQVRQQQHVGPRFQPPLQQFGPPRPQVQRPMGPPRPRVRLGVPKRHHCEVVCGIEAHFRPVITNNPSPVVIPHHSDGRTFEVRTNVLQSLPKYKGLATEEPYFHLEAYDSICNTIGGQGFSSNDVKLVLFQFSLEDKARKWFYTLPSASIYTWAEMQQFFLEEFFTAQKTNDARRSLRSFQQQSGEMFHEVFERFNMMIKNCPHHSIELWELLNAFHEGLCSEDARDLMSITNGTFGTNYEQDDWQFLEQMEVTSKRKAQSSRRARPTITRTQVHAVDDGNIQTSNQIYDVCALCNELGHAAKNCQGGGGQYEEVNVIDGQGGDGRNYNMNSNTYHPGLRNHPNFRYGNPSNQLNPNFQGNQGNYVPRQQFNNQGFQRQFQQPGNEQSGFSDQGSSGGNEVMETLKAMQMEMQRRNQLDEVRMQKDEICDKALQSLTTQMGQLASEVAILKKAKGQLTSDTVTNPNKIKSVNINVVSTVPSTEFNEKFLTSSCQINTGIGKDADGENDKEHGAPIMPIHVGKLKIPHALLDYGASMSVLPGDLYDMYDFGPVEDTNTMVSLADESWRHPRGVVRNVIIRLGEFDYPVDFLVLDYVSTELASQQRVILGRPFLYTANSQINCRDGVITMTEKNRKLYFDVHTREISYESIEEKGREPSDHMRGVHQRIKTNKPPGCEKKYEGSSRYAVDYPPNGHLMHAFQPMTSYSEGGDRKRFFEPP